A stretch of Lysobacter sp. K5869 DNA encodes these proteins:
- a CDS encoding LysR family transcriptional regulator, translated as MSTILLQKLPVPDLAGLLAFVRVAELGSFVRAADALGLSKAAVSKQVSALERRLGAQLLHRTTRRLSLTEAGQAYLRHAQSAFAEARAAEDAVAGTHAAPQGRLRVSAPMTFGALHVAPWLAGFLARYPQVDLDLQLDDREHDLVQGSFDLAIRLGRLEASSLVARTIAYSRVVVCASPAYLERAGRPQRPDELGAYDCLHFTLSASGRTWSFARGAELVRVALGARLDANSSLALKAAALAGAGIVRVPEFAVARELADGALVRVLPDWELPGLDVHAVMPERRYVPAKARAFVEHLVEAWMGGGGWSDAASLQPRPPAAHLRS; from the coding sequence ATGTCAACAATCCTGCTGCAGAAGCTGCCGGTGCCCGACCTCGCCGGCCTGCTCGCCTTCGTTCGCGTCGCCGAACTCGGCAGCTTCGTCCGCGCCGCCGACGCGCTGGGGCTGTCCAAGGCGGCGGTGAGCAAACAGGTCTCGGCGCTGGAACGCCGGCTCGGCGCCCAGCTGCTGCACCGGACCACGCGCCGGCTCAGCCTGACCGAAGCCGGGCAGGCCTATCTGCGCCACGCCCAGAGCGCCTTCGCCGAGGCGCGCGCGGCCGAGGACGCGGTCGCCGGCACCCACGCCGCGCCGCAGGGACGGCTGCGGGTGTCGGCGCCGATGACCTTCGGCGCCCTGCACGTGGCGCCGTGGCTGGCCGGTTTCCTTGCGCGTTATCCACAGGTCGATCTGGACCTGCAGCTCGACGACCGCGAGCACGATCTGGTCCAGGGCAGTTTCGATCTGGCGATCCGCCTGGGTCGATTGGAGGCTTCGAGCTTGGTCGCGCGCACGATCGCCTACAGCCGGGTGGTGGTCTGCGCCTCACCGGCTTATCTGGAACGCGCCGGCCGCCCGCAGCGCCCCGACGAACTCGGCGCGTACGACTGCCTGCACTTCACCTTGTCGGCGAGCGGCCGCACCTGGAGCTTCGCCCGCGGCGCCGAGCTGGTGCGGGTGGCGCTGGGCGCGCGCCTGGACGCTAATTCCAGTCTGGCGTTGAAGGCGGCGGCGCTGGCCGGCGCCGGGATCGTGCGCGTGCCCGAGTTCGCGGTCGCGCGCGAGCTGGCCGACGGCGCGCTGGTGCGCGTGCTGCCGGATTGGGAGCTGCCCGGCCTGGACGTGCACGCGGTCATGCCCGAGCGGCGCTACGTGCCGGCCAAGGCGCGCGCCTTCGTCGAGCATCTGGTCGAAGCCTGGATGGGCGGCGGCGGTTGGAGCGACGCGGCGTCGCTGCAGCCGCGCCCGCCGGCCGCGCATCTCAGAAGCTGA
- a CDS encoding DMT family transporter, whose product MNATALRLVLTLTAGSLVGAIFVLSKLLLSTGLNPFIVSFVQTAGAAGLILAVLRGRGQRLPLDPAALRFYGIAGLIAVTGSALVGNWVLARIPAGIFTVVVTLSPMFTSLFNALVERRWPTPTALAGTALGLIGVLLVLAPRAQSVEPEQALALGAALGVPVLLAIGNVYRSRRWPTGLSAPMSTAGTMLVQAVAVLPLLAGSELEGSAARIATVWPLLLAMVLVTLAANVAAAALQRIADSVAYSQLGYVVALTGVVWGAVLFDERLGWSFLPAVALVFAGVVLANRRVVAAPAAAPRAAVVPAVAVAR is encoded by the coding sequence ATGAACGCCACCGCACTGCGCCTCGTTTTGACCCTGACCGCCGGCAGCCTGGTCGGCGCCATCTTCGTGCTCAGCAAGCTCCTGCTGAGCACCGGGCTGAACCCGTTCATCGTTTCCTTCGTGCAGACCGCCGGCGCCGCCGGGCTGATCCTGGCCGTGCTGCGCGGCCGCGGCCAGCGCCTGCCGCTGGACCCGGCCGCGCTGCGCTTCTACGGCATCGCCGGCCTGATCGCGGTGACCGGCTCGGCCCTGGTCGGCAACTGGGTGCTGGCGCGGATCCCGGCCGGCATCTTCACCGTGGTGGTGACCCTGTCGCCGATGTTCACCTCGCTGTTCAACGCCCTGGTCGAACGCCGCTGGCCGACCCCGACCGCGCTGGCCGGCACCGCGCTGGGCCTGATCGGCGTCCTGCTGGTGCTGGCGCCGCGCGCGCAGTCGGTGGAACCGGAACAGGCGCTGGCGCTGGGCGCGGCCCTGGGCGTGCCGGTGCTGCTGGCGATCGGCAACGTCTACCGCAGCCGCCGCTGGCCGACCGGGCTCAGCGCGCCGATGTCGACCGCCGGCACCATGCTGGTCCAGGCCGTGGCGGTGCTGCCGCTGCTGGCCGGCAGCGAGCTGGAAGGCAGCGCCGCGCGGATCGCCACGGTGTGGCCGCTGCTGCTGGCGATGGTGCTGGTGACCCTGGCCGCCAACGTCGCCGCCGCCGCGCTGCAGCGCATCGCCGACAGCGTCGCCTACAGCCAGCTGGGTTATGTGGTCGCGCTGACCGGCGTGGTCTGGGGCGCGGTGCTGTTCGACGAGCGCCTGGGCTGGAGCTTCCTGCCGGCGGTGGCGCTGGTGTTCGCCGGGGTGGTCCTGGCCAACCGCCGCGTCGTCGCCGCCCCGGCCGCCGCGCCGCGCGCCGCCGTCGTCCCGGCCGTCGCCGTCGCCCGCTGA